TAAGAGCCtcgctgcctttttttttttttttttttaaagcgatTTCGTAGCTTCCTGGTAACCATTCAGTCATCTATTACAACACCCTGACATGACATAAAGGCGAGCCTGAGCCGCGGGCTCCCCACACAGACGCACACCTCCTTCCCAGGCGAGGCGCTCCTGCGCGGCCCCAGTCTGGTCTCCCCATGAACCAGCACCGCCCGCAGAGCCATTTTCTGGAGATAGACAAGAAGAACTGCTGCGTGTTCCGAGATGACTTCATCGCCAACGTGCTGCCGCCCGTGCTGGGGCTGGAGTTCGTGTTCGGGCTGCTGGGCAATGGCCTCGCCTTGTGGATTTTCTGCTTCCACCTCAAGTCCTGGAAATCCAGCCGGATTTTCCTGTTCAACCTGGCCGTGGCTGACTTCCTCCTGATCATTTGCCTGCCCTTCCTGACGGACAACTATATGAGGAAGTGGGATTGGAGGTTCGGGGACATCCCATGCCGGCTGATGCTCTTCATGCTGGCCATGAACCGCCAGGGCAGCATCATCTTCCTCACGGTGGTCGCCGTGGACAGGTACTTCCGGGTGGTCCACCCTCACCACGCCCTGAACAAGATCTCCAACCGGACAGCGGCCGCCATCTCCTGCCTGCTGTGGGGCGTCACCATCGGCCTGACGGTCCACCTCCTGCGCAAAAGGATGCTGACCCAGAACGGCCCGGCCAATCTGTGCAGCAGCTTCAGCATCTGCAACACCTTCCGGTGGCACGACGCCATGTTCCTTCTGGAGTTCTTCCTGCCCCTCGCCATCATCCTCTTCTGCTCGGCCCGGATCGTCTGGAGCCTGCGGCAGAGGCAGATGGACAGGCACGTCAAGATCAAGAGGGCCATCAACTTCATCATGGTGGTGGCCGTGGTCTTCATCATCTGCTTCCTGCCCAGCGTGGCCGTGCGGATGCGTATCTTCTGGCTCCTGCGCACGGCGGGGACGCAGGACTGTGATGTGTACCGCTCCGTCGACCTGGCCTTCTTCATCACCCTCAGCTTCACCTATATGAACAGCATGCTGGACCCCCTGGTCTACTACTTCTCCAGCCCCTCGTTCCCCAACTTCTTCTCCGCGCTCATCAACCGCTGCCTCCGGAGGAGCCCAGCAGGTGAGCCGGAGAACAACAGGAGCACCAGCGTGGAGCTCACTGGGGACCCGAGCACCACTCGGAGCGCTCCGGACGCGCTAGTGGCCGAGCCCAACGGGCCACGGAGCCCCTCCTACCTGGTCCCAAATCCTCGTTAGACGGTGGTTCCGAGGAAGGAGACTGTCGGCAAGAAGCGAGGTCTCTGGGGAGACCCGGGGCTGGCGCACAGGGCGCTGTGGCTGGACTTGGCTTGAGGCTTGCTGCAGCTTCCACCTTCAGAGACTGGGATTTGGAGAGACGGCGTGGTCCTGTGGGCAGTGTGGTTGTAAGATTCAGCCACAGACATCGTGAGGGAACAGATGGCAAACTTCTGGGCATCTGCAACCGCTGCTCAGTCTCTGATCCCTGCAGCACTGGAGATGGGCGAACTGTCCAGGTCTCTGTTGGGCAGAGCTGGAGCCCCACGGCTGCCCCTGGGGGTCTGTGGCTTGTCGGCCTCCTTCCTTCGCCTGCCTGAGATGTGGATGGTTCTCAGCTCGTGGGGTGACGCCTCGCCTGTGTGTGAGCTCCAGCAGAGGCAAAGAGTGCTAACAGACTGGAAGGGACGGACGTGGCTCCTGGTAGAAGCCCAGGGCATCACGAAACAAGCCCTTAGGTCACCTCACACTTTAGTAGACGCGGAGCAGGCAAAGGGACTCATACATTTTGCATATATCTGAGTTTCCAGCTGTGGTGACAAGGGGATTAGCCCCAGGAGGGACCGAGCCAAACAGTGTTATTAGGGGAAAGGAAATGGTCTTTGTGCTGCAGCCAGGCAGGGATCCGGCTCCTCGGATCCATTCCTCTCCGTGTACACTAACGTGAGCGCTGAGCAGTTCAAAGGCTTCGGGACGAAAGCTGCTTCTGTTTGCTTAGGTCATTCACAGGGAGCCACTCCCGGGTGCCGGGGGCAAGGTTCCTTCTGGCTCACTTGCTTGTGtttctgtatttaaaagaaattgacCATTTCAATAAATTTTGATAGGAGACGCAGTCTGGCATTGTGTTTGTCTGGGTTACGGTTCACAGACAGATTTCTAATTTAGGCGCAGACCTTCTTGGGTGGTTAACTCTGTCCTGGCAGAAAAATTCTGTGCACTGGAAAGCAAGACAAGGACTGGGGTGCCGGCGGCGTGGCGAGAGATTGACCCAGAAATCACGCTTGGCGTCCGGCCGAGGATGGAGAGGGGCTGGGACACCTGAGAGCCATCTAACGTGGAGGGGCGCCCGGGCAAGGTTCCAGGAGGAGTTCACGTTCTAGCTGGAGTTTTGTGAGCCCTGCTGTTAGCGTTTGTGTGTTAAGGAAGGGATCGGATCAGACTCCAGTCTTCTGCAGGAGGCGGAAGAGTTTCCTGCAGGGCCTTTTCAGTTCCCAGTTCCGAGACAGAAAGGAGatgttctggtttgagtcctgatccGCCCAAGTTTCTGTTACGCTTTCATTTCCATCTGCTGTCCCGCCTTCACAGCTTGAGCGAGATGAGCGAGATGAGGCTTGCTCCAGCCTCCGCGCCTGGACACAGATAAGGAACTTAACTATTCAGACGCCCAGTCCCAGGAAGGACGCATTCCTGGATTTCTCAAGACCCGCGTGTCTGCAGCACCCAGCAACGCCCAGCGTGAGAAAGTCAAAAGCGGGCACCGCCTTCTTGGGAGGGGACGGAGGAACTGAGCTCGGTGGGGCCCCCGGCTGCTCGCCCCGGGAAGCCTGGCTGTGAAACCCCAGGGCTTTGCAGGGACCGGGCGGCTTGCAGCATTGTGAATTCAGGTctcatccattcactcattcaggcCCCATTGGTGTCCGCGTCTTCATCACCGACTCCGCGCCTGGGTGGTGGCCCTGGAGCGAGGACCGAGgcagtctgggtctcctttggACTCAAGTTCAAGGTTGAGGGGGAGATGGCAACAAAGCAAACACGGATGTAAAGGGAATGGGATAAGGGGCTCCGGGGAACGTGGAGACACAGCAGGGTGAGTGGGAGGAAGAGTAGCCGGAGCTGGGATGCATGGGGAGGCCTCTCTGAGGAGGTGACTTCAGGGTGAGCCATGAATGACAAGACAGAGCAAGCCACGCAAGCGTTACGGGAAGGGGGCGGCACGCCacgtgggcatcagttcaagtcccagctgctccatttccgatccagctccctgctaatgtgcctgggaaagcagccggagggtggtccaggtgcttgggttcctgcacccatatgggagacccattagacactcctggcttcagatcggcccatatctggctgttgtggcctctgcctttcaaataaacaaacaaagattttttaaaaatatcagaaggACACGCTAGGCAGAGGGAACAGGGAGTGCGTAGGCCCTGGGGTGAGAAGTGACTGGGGTGTACGAGCATACTGGTTTCCTGTGGCTGCCTTAACAGGTACCCTGATATTGGACAGCTTAAAACAATATAAATCTGTGTTCATTGTTCTGGAGGGCAGAAGTCCAAAGCCAATGTGTCAGCTGGGGCTGCCCCTCCTGGAGGCTCCGCCCGACTCCACAGCTGGAGGTTGCCGGCAGCCCCGTGTTCCTTGGGCACAGACTCATCCCCCATCTCTGCCTGCATTTGCACGTGGCCTTCTCCTGGTGCCCTGTGCCTTCTCTGCAGTCCCGAGGACACTTGGCACTGGCTCTCCCCCCGAGAGTCTGCCTCTAGCTACACCTGCAGAGGCCCTCGTTCCAGTGAGGTCACGTTCTAAGGCTCAGGGTGAACCTGCCTTGGGGAGCCACACTCCAATCGCCTGTAATGAGGAAGACAGAGTCAGagcagctggcgctgtgggcaGGCGGTGGCTGCACCCTGAGCAAAGCAGAGATGAGACAAAGATCCTCTTAGCCCGAGCAGAGAGTTTCCAAAGAGAATGCCacctttattttcttcaaaacaaaacaagcacgCGTGGGCCcaagcattgtgacacagtagtCGAGAGGCCACTGGGAAGCCCACAGatgggagtgcctggctttggggCCCGACTCCACTcatgacccagcttcctgctaatgtgtgccctgggaggcagcaggtgatggtccaagttcttctttccctgtcacctacatgggaaaccgaggctgggttcctggctcttgccttcggccTGGTccactcccagctgttgcagacatttagggagtaaaccaatggatggaagattctcacttactcgctctctttttctctctctgtcactcaacagagaaaaataaataaaacttgaaaaaagagaaaactgtgtGCATTTGTGTATTCACGCAAAGAACAGGAGCCTTAAAGTGGGTTGTACCTTTCTGGACTTTTCCTTACTTTTAGATCATCAACATTCATTCCAGTGAGCTTGTCTTAGAGTTAGGTATGCTGCTTTAaagatggcacagcaggtaaagcctccgcctacgATGCTTGCGTCCCGTCTAGGCgtcagttcacgtcccagctgttccacttccaacccatctccctgcaaatggcctgggaaaagcagcagaagatgacccaaatgcttgggcccctgccacccatgtaggagacccagaagaagctcctggctcctggctccagccctggctgttgcagccatctggggagtgaaccagaggatggaagatccctctctctgtgtgtatctaattctttcaaaataaataaataaatctttaacaaaattaaataaaaattaagtctcATTTAGTCATGTTCCTGTAAAATAAGAACACCATCATCAGCAACGGTTACTACGAGAGTGCGTCCTCAGATATGGCTGCTCCCTGTGCAGGGCAACGCTGCTGTCAGTCTCAAATGCAAACAAGTGGGCTGTATGTACTGGCGCAGTGTTGGAAGCTCTCAGTCTCAAACTTCAgcggtgtgcatgtgtgtgtgtgtgtgtgtgagagagagagagagagagagagagagagagaagagacatatGCGTGCATGTGCATGAAAGAGTGGCTATAACTATTCACGCATTCATTTTTCTATGGCTCCTTTTACACCCATCTTACACCTCTTTCTTGCTTTTGCGGGGTGCCAGGTCATGAGTCCTTCCCCGCGGTGCAAGCTGGGATTTTCTTTTAGCTGCTCTCCATCTCTTCTGAACCTTAAGAGACCATCCCTGGGtccagaaccagaaccagaaccagggGTGGAAGGCCGTGTCGGTTCTGACTCCATGAGCTCCCTCGCTCTCACTCTCCAGATTCAACTGCCTGTTTGCTCCCTGGGTCCCTTGCTTGAGGACGGGGTCTGCACAGCCCCCGCCAATCTGGAGCGGATGCATCACACAGGTCCTCCCTACGCCTTTtggtttaattttcaaaatacttcCTGATGACGATCTGGGCATCAGCTGGCTCTGCCGATTACGACAGGCGCTGTCTTCACAGACGCCGGGAGCCTCTGACCCCGTCTCCCGGCTGGGCTTCTGCAATCAGAGGCTCAGCCGAGGAACCGGCTCTCTGTGGCCCTCGGCTCAGGGTCGCACTTGGTGGAGGCGCTGAGCGCTGGCGGTGGAGCACCTGCCGGGCCACCGATCATCGCCTGCTCATCCGTCCTTAGCTCATACCCACGACTTCTCCCAGCTGCACCTGCACCGTGCCCGAGACTCTTCCACGGTTTGGGCTGGGGCTGTGCGTGTTACTGACAAACTTCCTGAGACAGAAATTCATGTTTTGGTTGTGTCTTGTTTTCTCGGTGTAGTGAGAAGTTCCCAAGGACTGAAGGGACACACTTCAGATTggttcaagtgaaaaaaaaatcaaagatagggagagaggaaaggtgcTGGGGGGAAGACTGGTTCCCACGGAAACTAAGAATCAAACTAtgaggcttggggctggcactgtggcacagcaggaaaagccTAGGCCTGTGACGtaaggatcccatatgggcaacggtttgagtcccgcttgcttcacttccaatccagctctccgctgtggcctggggaaagtataggaagatggttcaagtgcttgggcccctgcatccacgtgggagacccggaggaggctcctgacttcagcctggccctgagctggcggccagctggggagtgaaccagtggataaagatctctctctttctctctagctctttcagataaataaacaactctttttaaaaaagtaaaataatacaaaaaataaaaacaagaaaaccatGCGGCCACTTCTAAGAGCTTGTGGAACAATGCGAGTAGacgatgagtttattttggtgcaaaaccgtTTTGGGGCGCAGGCGTGGTCTTCGCATGACAGGCCTTCCCACGGACTTCCGGAAGCTCGCAGGCGTGGGCAGCGCCAGGCGGCCGGCCCAGGACCCTTCACCCAGCTCTGAGCTCTGACTCAGCTTCCCAACGCCTGACTCTCAGGCTCAGAATCACATGAGAGGCGGCAGTAGCTCCCACGTCACTCTGGACGGGAGGGTCGTGAAGACGCGGTCACAGTGCAGCCAGGAAAAGGCCTTACGTAGACACACGTGCGTCTGGTTTTCCCGTTGAACGGGGCGTCCCTGGGAATGGGGCACACTTTCTCCAGCCACAGCAAGCGTTCTGGGGGTAGCTGGGCAGGCTCCCCTCATCTGGGTGGCTATGGGCAGGGCTTTGTGGATCGCATGCTGTCTTCATGTTGTCTTCATGTTGGGGCGAGTGGGGGCAGAACAGCGGGGGAGTGACGGGCAGGAGCAGTCCAGCCCCTTGGCCCAAGCATTCTCAGGAAGGCTCTCTCTGAGCCAAAGCCGTTCTCTCTGCCAGGGTTCTCTCTCCATTCCACAAGCACGTTCGGGCTTTCGGCAAAGTGGATCACAATTCTCTTGCTTCTGATTCTTGCCCTGTGACAAGAGCGTGGTCCTGCAGGCTATGAGTCCTGATGGAGTTCAGACAGCTGTTTCATGTAGGCAACGTTTGTATCCACTTTTGGATGCAGGTTCTTGCCTCCCACAGATAGAAATCGTGAGCCGAGACTGGTATGGCGAGCACACAGGAACAGAGCTAATTGGGTAGTGAGGGAATGAACATGTAGTCACCTGTAAGTGTGGGCCGCCCCACAAAGAGAAATACCCCACATGAAAGAATCGTCCataagtgagagagaaaagaaaaacggTAAACGGTACCTGTGATTGGGAAGGTCTGTCCGAGACCACTGTGGATGGAAGAGCACACATGGGAGCTGCCCGCTGCACGGCGCAAAAGGACTCTCCTGCCTTCCAactctttttataaggaagggGGTGGTACCCCGTTGGATACTCAAACAGAATGGAGTCTTAGGGTGTGCCTTGGTCCCGGATGCAACAggagcatcctgggaaggtgggcagggcgaacccactttatttatttattattttttacaggcagagttagacagtgagagagagacagagagaaaggtcttccttccgttggttcactccccaaatggcccctacggctggagctacaccgatctgaaaccaggagccaggtgcttcttcctgcaaACCCACTTTAAATAGATGGCATCAGTTACATAGTCAGCGCCATTTCGCGGGGACACATGAGTTCCAGCTCGCCTAAACTTCAGCTAGGTACACCACTTCCCGTGCACCTCCCCAGGTGTCTCTGGAGCCTCCCCAAGTCCTTCCTTTAGGAGGCCTCCCTGGAGAATCAAAGCCTCTGTGACCCTATGTATCATTTAGTAAACTCAGGGCAAAGACAGGCTCTTCAGCAGACCTAGCTGAAGTGGGCCGCTGGCCCGAAGCTTGCTCTGTTCCCCGTTTCTTGCCTTCTATGATGGGAGAAACGTTGCCGTTTTGCAGCCAGGAATGGATGCTCTTTGGGCTCACGAGTGCCACTTGGCTGTACTGTGTCTTCAGGGACAGGAGCTGCCGGTGGCATGAGCGGCGCCAAGGCCTGCCCCGTAGTCTACAATCCCACGGCCCAGGGGAAAGTCACGTGCTTCTGGGCTCTGAGCAAACACTGATTTGCTCGGCGCTCTGGTCACACCCGGGTGGACCTCGCGCCATTAATAGGCACTGGGGCGGGATGTGAGGCGCTCAGCGCAGCTGTGCAGAGATCAGCTCACCAACTGACGGGTCGGGCTGGGACACAGCTGGTTCTTCTCTGCACATCTGCACGACACGTACTACGATGCAGGGGAGGAAAATGGCACTAACTGCTTTGTGAAGCAACGTGAACGCAGTGAGGCACCCACAGAGGGAGGCGGGCTCCTCATCACCATCACCGTCACCGTCGATCACCGGCTGCGGCCTCTGTCAGACAGTTGCAAAAGGTTTCGAGTGGATGACCTCATTCAGTGCTTTCGACAGCCTCCCAGgacaggtgctgcctcctggttgtTAGATAAGGGAGCGGAGGCCCAGCCAGCGTGAATAACTTGGCCAAGCTCAGACAGCTGGTAATGAGGACGCAGGAGAACAGTCTCGGGCATTCCTACTCCAGAGTCGTTGCTTCTGAAGTCCCAAGGCGTGAGCAACTCGAGCTGGAAACAGTGAAACCTCGGCCCGGCTGGGTCAGTGTTCCCAGAACCCCCAGGCTGCCTGACCGAGGCTGGGGTCGGTGTTCCCAGAACCCCCCAGGCTGCCTGCAGAGGTCCTCGGGCCCCTCCCAGGCCCGGCTGGGGTCGGTGTTCCCAGAACCCCCCAGGCTGCCTGACCGAGGTCCTCAGGCCCCTCCCAGGCCCGGCTGGGGTCGGTGTTCCCGGAACCCCCCAGGCTGCCTGACCGAGGCTGGGGTCGGTGTTCCCAGAACCCCCCAGGCTGCCTGACCGAGGTCCTCAGGCCCCTCCCAGGCCCGGCTGGGGTCGGGGATTTGGATGCTGTACAAATGCCATTTCTGTTCTCTTAAGCTCAGCCTCGACTGGCCGCTTCTTCCCTCGTTGCAGGTGCTACTAGTCTAACATCTGCCAGCTCCCATGGAGACAGGCAAGGATGTTGTCTGCAATAtaaacttggggccggcgctgcggctcactaggctaatcctccaccttgcggcaccagcacaccgggttctagtcccggtcggggcactggattctgtcccggttgcacctcttccaggccagctctctgctgtggccagggagtgcagtggaggatggcccaagtgcttgggccctgcaccccatgggagaccaggataagtacctggctcctgccatcggatcagtgcggtgtgccggccgcagcgcgccggccgcggcggccattggagggtgaaccaacggcaaaaggaagacctttctctctgtctctctctctctcactgtccactctgcctgtcaaaaaagtaaaatattatatatatatataaacttggaACAGCGCCAGCCACCTAGGTGCCCACTAGGGGGGATAGATAAATGCACAGTGATACAGGCACCTGATAGAATCCCATGTCACAGTGAAGAGAAACGAACCAGAGCTACTGGTATCAACAAGACTTGTCTAAAGCACAAAGCAAGTTCCAAAAGATACAGGCAAGATGGTAACATTTGTGTAACAATTAAAACACTGAGCAAAAGCAGGGAATGGTGACATCAGTGTGTAATGTCCCATGGGAATCCTGGGTGAGAAGGATGCACTCTAACGTCGGGATTCAGGCCACatctgcagagggagagggaagcagcTCCGCTGTGTCTGTAAcactcatttcattttaaaagatggccgtgggggccagtgccgtggctcagtgtgctaagcctccacctgtggcccagcatcccatgtggttgctggttcgagtcctggctgctccacttcgatccagctctctgctatagcctgggcaagcagcagaagatggtccaagtccttgagcccctgcggTCACGtggaagactcggaagaagctcttggctttggattggctcagttctggccgttgtggccatctggggagtgaaccagcgggtggaagacctctctctgtctctccctccctctctgtgcctgtagctctctctctccaatgaataaataaaatctttaaaaaaaaggttgtcCTGAAAATGCCCTTCAAAGGGCGAATAAGCAAACTGTGGTACATTCACATCATAGAGCACCCTCAGTTACCATCCAGATCCCATGGCATATTATCACACGCTTCAGAGAGTACGTGCCCGGCGGTTACGACAGTGAAGGCCCCGTGGCCCGCATCCGAGTGCTTGGGCTGagtcctgagtccagcttcctgctgacgcagaccaggaggcaggagtggtGGATGGAGTAACTGGGTCctcaccacccacgtgggagaacttaGTTGCATTCTCAGCTCCAGGCTTTTgcctagcccagttctggccattgtggacatctggggagtgaaccagtaaatgggagctctCAGTctgtctatttgtctctctccacctctcaaataaatacttaaaaattttgaaaaaggcAGGCAGCAATTTGGCAtggtagttaagacactgcttgaaatGTCACACCctgcattggagtgcctggattcaagtcttacCTCCCCACCTGATTCCTAGCACCCTTGGGGCAGCAGGGtgttggctcaagcacttgggcatctgctACTcccatagaagacctggattgagtgtctggatcctggcttcagcacggcccagccctggctattgtgggcattta
The sequence above is drawn from the Oryctolagus cuniculus chromosome 21, mOryCun1.1, whole genome shotgun sequence genome and encodes:
- the HCAR2 gene encoding hydroxycarboxylic acid receptor 2, whose product is MNQHRPQSHFLEIDKKNCCVFRDDFIANVLPPVLGLEFVFGLLGNGLALWIFCFHLKSWKSSRIFLFNLAVADFLLIICLPFLTDNYMRKWDWRFGDIPCRLMLFMLAMNRQGSIIFLTVVAVDRYFRVVHPHHALNKISNRTAAAISCLLWGVTIGLTVHLLRKRMLTQNGPANLCSSFSICNTFRWHDAMFLLEFFLPLAIILFCSARIVWSLRQRQMDRHVKIKRAINFIMVVAVVFIICFLPSVAVRMRIFWLLRTAGTQDCDVYRSVDLAFFITLSFTYMNSMLDPLVYYFSSPSFPNFFSALINRCLRRSPAGEPENNRSTSVELTGDPSTTRSAPDALVAEPNGPRSPSYLVPNPR